In Quercus robur chromosome 10, dhQueRobu3.1, whole genome shotgun sequence, a genomic segment contains:
- the LOC126703133 gene encoding probable disease resistance protein At4g27220 isoform X1, giving the protein MCGLRVLDLYDTRIMSLPSSISRLINLRVLYLNNCGELMELPPQLEKLKSLEILDLRCTGILTLPEELAQLTGLKCLRVSFKQNFGCPNHINGKPKDLIPSNVIACLSSLQELSIDVDFKNQSWNQIVDRVAEEVASLKALTSLCFYFPKLSCFETFIENSKSWKRNSMGWEDNGFRSFRILVGNHKVDTFRGFDFFGYTAERHLRFSAGEEDIPFALSKILNKALSFELIGHHCAKNLSVFGTKYLKEVEACTIEECNEIESIIDGTIATGVLFEFLQKLNLINLPNLVSICRGSIDSTSLTKLTTLTLKSCPKLNCLFPGDMIQLLCHLQDLQVEDCFEIKKIIEEGSIVQYESLPRLKNIELHNLPRLFSVCEYNSFEWPSLEIMKIKTCLELKDLPFSVENAPRLRVIECTKNWWNELNDSAKDRLRDLNSFT; this is encoded by the exons ATGTGTGGCCTCCGAGTTCTGGATTTGTATGATACAAGGATCATGTCACTGCCATCATCTATTTCCAGATTGATAAATCTAAGGGTTCTATATCTAAACAATTGTGGTGAATTAATGGAGTTGCCTCCTCAGCTAGAGAAACTAAAGAGTCTTGAAATCCTTGATCTACGCTGCACAGGAATTCTCACCTTGCCTGAAGAGCTTGCGCAATTGACTGGTCTGAAGTGTCTGAGAGTTTCATTTAAACAGAATTTTGGTTGTCCCAATCACATCAATGGCAAACCAAAAGATCTGATTCCTTCTAATGTAATTGCATGTCTTTCTTCATTACAAGAGTTGAGCATTGATGTGGACTTCAAAAACCAAAGTTGGAACCAGATTGTAGATAGGGTAGCTGAGGAAGTTGCTAGTTTGAAGGCATTGACAAGTCTTTGTTTCTACTTTCCTAAACTCAGCTGCTTTGAAACTTTCATTGAGAACAGCAAATCGTGGAAAAGAAATAGCATGGGGTGGGAAGATAATGGCTTTAGATCATTCAGAATCCTAGTTGGCAATCACAAGGTAGACACTTTTcgtggatttgatttttttggatACACAGCTGAAAGGCATTTAAGATTTTCTGCTGGAGAAGAAGATATTCCATTTGCACTTTCAAAGATACTCAATAAAGCTCTTAGTTTTGAACTCATTGGTCATCATTGTGCTAAGAACTTATCAGTATTTGGCACTAAATACTTGAAAGAGGTGGAAGCTTGTACAATTGAAGAATGCAATGAAATAGAAAGCATCATTGATGGTACCATAGCAACTGGTGTCTTGTTTGAATTCTTGCAAAAGCTAAATCTAATCAACCTCCCAAACCTGGTGAGTATTTGCAGAGGCTCAATTGACTCAACAAGCCTCACTAAACTCACAACTCTGACACTGAAAAGCTGTCCAAAGCTAAACTGC CTTTTCCCAGGAGATATGATTCAGTTACTGTGCCACTTGCAAGATTTGCAAGTTGAGGATTGTTTTGAGATTAAAAAGATCATTGAAGAGGGAAGCATAGTTCAGTATGAATCCCTTCCCAGATTGAAGAATATTGAACTCCACAACCTACCAAGATTATTTAGTGTATGCGAGTATAATTCGTTTGAATGGCCCTCTTTGGAGATTATGAAGATCAAGACGTGTCTGGAGCTAAAGGATTTACCATTCAGTGTAGAAAATGCACCCAGATTGAGAGTGATTGAATGCACAAAAAACTGGTGGAATGAACTAAATGACAGTGCGAAGGATCGTCTCAGAGACCTTAACAGCTTCACTTGA
- the LOC126703133 gene encoding probable disease resistance protein At5g43730 isoform X2, which translates to MIERAPMSVVPIIRKHPEKIDNVPSLNEHVKTLLKLLNDDNLKRIGIWGLPGVGKTTVMENLNNKVRETQLFDNVFWVTLSKGESVRKIQLVLLEQLKLEVKGIHDRDSDQIADMISEALVNKRYLLLLDEVFLEINLKEVGIHDDHEHGAVVFAYRDRDFCRLIDDHIKIERLSNDDARNLFRKIVGDIIDRPSYKKIADRLLKECGGMPQVIKLIADSLINEDDPSVWRQLLSDMQSPGTEPVQEMQELYKAFKLIYDKLPVDKKLCLLYWAFFPPDYEVYQEYLIECWKAEQFIDKARKLGKARDKGHAIIREFEKKSMLERGTKAGHFKMPLFLRRMALKITYLEEKDLKFLVGDGEEIEEQPFEEEWEDVRRVSLIGQKLCNLPNKPACSNISTLLL; encoded by the coding sequence ATGATTGAAAGGGCACCAATGTCAGTGGTTCCAATAATAAGGAAGCATCCAGAGAAGATAGATAATGTTCCATCACTTAATGAGCATGTCAAAACACTACTAAAGTTGCTCAACGATGATAATTTGAAGAGAATTGGCATATGGGGACTACCAGGAGTGGGCAAGACAACAGTAATGGAAAACCTGAACAACAAAGTCCGTGAAACTCAACTGTTTGACAATGTCTTTTGGGTAACTCTTTCAAAAGGGGAGAGTGTGAGAAAGATACAACTAGTTCTTTTAGAGCAGTTAAAACTTGAGGTGAAAGGGATCCATGACAGAGACAGTGATCAAATAGCAGACATGATATCTGAAGCCTTGGTTAACAAGAGGTATCTGCTGCTTCTTGATGAGGTTTTCTTAGAGATTAATCTGAAAGAAGTTGGCATTCACGATGACCATGAACATGGAGCAGTAGTATTTGCATACAGAGATAGAGATTTTTGTCGTTTAATAGATGATCATATTAAGATTGAAAGATTATCCAATGATGATGCCAGAAACTTGTTTCGAAAAATAGTAGGAGATATCATTGATCGACCAAGCTACAAGAAAATTGCAGACAGATTACTCAAGGAGTGCGGTGGGATGCCACAAGTGATCAAGTTGATAGCAGATAGCTTGATAAATGAGGATGACCCATCTGTGTGGCGGCAACTGTTATCTGACATGCAGTCACCAGGCACGGAACCAGTGCAAGAAATGCAAGAACTCTACAAGGCATTTAAACTTATTTATGACAAATTACCTGTGGATAAGAAGCTTTGCCTATTGTATTGGGCATTTTTTCCCCCAGACTATGAAGTTTACCAGGAGTACCTAATTGAGTGCTGGAAAGCtgaacaatttattgataaagcTAGAAAGCTTGGAAAGGCTCGTGACAAAGGACATGCTATAATAAgggaatttgaaaagaaatctATGTTGGAAAGGGGTACTAAAGCAGGACACTTTAAGATGCCTCTGTTTCTCCGACGCATGGCCCTTAAGATTACATATCTAGAAGAGaaggatttaaaatttttggtagGTGATGGTGAAGAGATAGAAGAACAACCATTCGAGGAAGAATGGGAAGACGTGCGAAGGGTCTCATTGATCGGTCAGAAATTATGTAATCTACCTAATAAACCTGCGTGTAGTAATATCTCAACATTACTACTATAA
- the LOC126703669 gene encoding uncharacterized protein LOC126703669 has translation MALMTKEGASLSFPRQWIYDVFLNFTGEGTRKDFVDHLYAALDRKGIITCSDHELERGKTKWEAIEESRISVVILSKHYADSLWCLFELAKIVQCQKEKGQTILPVFFDVDPSEVRNQTGSFGEAFEHLVKFLEENMEEENMEEENMEEVQRWRAALAEVANIPGWALQDMHESKVIQDIVGVILKRVSPPFSVKDLVGIDSHVEKINTYLRIGLNEVRMIGICGMGGIGKTTIAKVVYERLSNQFEGGSFLSNVRVVTKRRGLICLQEKLLSDILMVRDIRIFSVQEGVNQIRNRLHTKRILLVLDDVDQLEQLEILAGKGDWFGPGSTIIITTRDEYLLSIHGVDEIYKPKEMNNEEALHLFSLKCFKNKQPPEAYMEVSNHFVNYAAGLPLAIDVLGSFLLNRSITEWENELKIVKEHSLRQVLDVLQISFDGLEEIEREIFLHIACFFNGGDKDRVVEILDCLGYYTDFLLNILIHKSLLRVLSDNRLWMHDLLQEMAWQMVRRECAIEPGKRSRLWLHEDIDKVLTENTGTEAVQGMVLDLPTQKEAHWNPKAFSKMCNLRLLKIQNVQLPYGLTHFPNALRFIEWNGYPLKSLPQNFKADKLVELNMCHGKIKQLWGGVKYLDKLKFIKLSHSQDLNRTPNFTGVPNLVKIDLEGCSNLVEVHPSIGALKRLSFLNLKDCKCLRSLPKKIEMESLEILILSSCSKVKKISEFSESMQQLRELSLNGTAIKKLPSSIKHLTGLTLLNLRDCKNLVCLPSVVYSLKSLRELDLSGCSKLVESQVHENLRTHEPEIEPTSFEKEKFLSARGKEVVETSNEKGRMLSILEAEIETVPSQTEGQGKSKLYMHVGEPVDPPTPQSVSTSGTSKKAAVEQSKLSVHVGEPVEPSTPQSVSTSGTRKNAAEEPTTIPPSGKSKGSQPIDVVEIELPCQPDSQQLLELRRGAKRSIEHTVGMILSHLCNTTSKRIGVHGSGGIGKTSVLKALINHPKTKYLFDVNIWVSVSRNWSMRKIQNEVLRQLSLLAADSKTDSEIAEELFQSLKCRRFLLLLDDVWEQIDLHAIGIPDLTLENGCRMIIATRSLGVCHIMATDVEIQVEGLLEEEAWELFREQVGGIVDSPNIEPHALALVQMCHGLPLLIIVTGRALTKEIDALAWIHAVREFSRCSAHGMYGFESLIQKLKFSYDRLEGLELKSCFLYCSLFPEDWEVSILDLVEYWIHEGLISGNWTDAYKRAHDIVNILVGASLLQSSEGSLSIKMHDLIRDLASGILSLEAEGCQFLLRNYSRMTQLSDTENSSLHRSLESFEGNRQLILESHQFLSRAAAGLTKPPLNEEWEEAKMIFLKDNELSRLPERPNCPKLLALFLQRNHHLRMIPSPFFDLMPFLKVLNLSKTRIKSLPKSLFKLIKLEVLILRDCECLVLLPSDVGSLRQLEVLDLQGTEIDKLPDEISELASLRHLKVSFYGSVNWSEYVKLPRELVSQGIISSLHELETLSLDVYPGDRRWDKDVKSVINEVGNLTKLIAFSCYFPKVEFLELFLQTGIPWIRGLTKFKFVVGHDVKRFVAQGVDNLEFDHVQWGRCLRFINGEMIPDAVVEVLTRATAFYLDHHINVCSLSEFGVSNFNGLRFCVLRECPKIQTVIGSKELSEAVFPNLEHLSINYLSNFRKISEGMIPQGSFAKLRILTLHACPNVQFVFASSMLQFFSKLEDLIVEDCPAIEEIIFQDPVVDSGSDKLPSLKRLKLHYLPRLVNIMKGVWSPLEGISLYDCPRLKNLGIDSNTCHTLKKIKAENDWWEDLDLQDTLRLRLQAHFTPICDNDL, from the exons GCATGAGTCAAAAGTTATCCAAGACATTGTTGGAGTGATATTGAAAAGAGTTAGTCCCCCATTCTCAGTTAAGGACCTAGTAGGGATAGATTCTCATGTGgagaaaataaatacatacttAAGGATAGGGTTGAATGAAGTTCGTATGATAGGGATATGTGGGATGGGTGGTATCGGCAAGACAACCATTGCAAAAGTTGTTTATGAGAGGTTGTCTAATCAATTTGAAGGAGGTAGCTTTCTTTCTAATGTTAGAGTAGTTACTAAAAGAAGGGGTTTAATTTGTTTGCAAGAAAAACTTCTTTCTGACATCTTGATGGTTAGAGATATAAGAATCTTCAGTGTTCAGGAAGGAGTCAATCAGATCAGGAATAGGCTGCATACGAAAAGGATACTTCTcgttcttgatgatgtggatcAATTAGAGCAGTTAGAAATATTGGCTGGGAAGGGTGATTGGTTTGGCCCAGGCAGTACAATTATCATTACAACAAGAGATGAATATTTGCTGAGTATACATGGAGTTGATGAAATATATAAGCCTAAGGAAATGAATAATGAAGAAGCGCTTCATCTTTTCAGTttgaaatgttttaaaaataaacaacctCCTGAAGCTTATATGGAGGTGTCTAATCATTTTGTCAATTATGCTGCTGGCCTTCCTTTAGCTATTGATGTTTTGGGTTCTTTTCTGCTCAATAGAAGCATCACTGAATGggaaaatgaattaaaaatcgTTAAAGAACATTCTCTAAGACAAGTTCTTGACGTGCTTCAAATAAGTTTTGATGGGCTGGAGGAAATAGAGAGGGAAATATTCCTACATATCGCATGCTTTTTTAATGGGGGGGACAAAGATCGTGTGGTAGAAATACTAGACTGTCTTGGCTACTACACggattttttattaaatattctCATTCATAAATCTCTTTTAAGAGTTTTATCAGACAATCGATTGTGGATGCATGATCTACTACAAGAAATGGCTTGGCAAATGGTTCGCCGAGAGTGTGCTATAGAGCCTGGAAAACGTAGTAGACTGTGGCTGCATGAAGACATTGACAAGGTGCTGACAGAAAATACG GGAACAGAAGCTGTTCAAGGCATGGTCTTGGATTTGCCTACGCAAAAAGAGGCACACTGGAATCCAAAGGCCTTTTCAAAGATGTGTAATCTTAGATTGCTCAAAATTCAGAATGTGCAACTTCCTTATGGGCTCACACATTTTCCTAATGCTCTAAGATTTATTGAATGGAATGGGTATCCTTTAAAATCTTTGCCACAAAATTTCAAAGCAGACAAGCTTGTTGAACTTAACATGTGTCATGGAAAAATTAAACAACTTTGGGGGGGAGTAAAG TATTTGGACAAGTTAAAATTCATCAAGCTCAGTCATTCCCAAGATCTTAATAGGACCCCCAACTTCACAGGGGTTCCAAATCTTGTGAAAATAGATCTTGAAGGTTGTTCAAATCTAGTTGAGGTTCACCCATCCATTGGAGCACTCAAAAGGCTTAGTTTTTTGAATCTGAAAGATTGCAAATGCCTTAGAAGTCTTCCAAAAAAGATTGAAATGGAATCTCTTGAAATTCTTATTCTTTCTAGTTGTTCAAAAGTCAAGAAGATTTCTGAATTCTCAGAAAGCATGCAACAGCTTCGGGAGCTTTCTTTAAATGGGACAGCAATAAAAAAGCTACCTTCATCAATTAAACATTTGACTGGTCTTACTTTGTTGAATTTGAGAGATTGCAAAAATCTTGTGTGTCTTCCTAGTGTTGTTTATAGTTTGAAGTCTCTCAGAGAACTCGATCTTTCTGGATGCTCAAAGTTGGTTGAATCTCAAGTTCATGAGAATTTGCGCACTCATGAACCTGAAATTGAGCCAACTTCTTTTGAGAAGGAAAAGTTTTTGTCTGCTCGTGGAAAAGAAGTTGTAGAGACATCTAATGAAAAAGGAAGGATGCTGTCCATTCTTGAAGCAGAAATTGAGACTGTACCTTCTCAAACTGAAGGTCAGGGAAAATCTAAATTGTATATGCATGTTGGAGAACCAGTCGATCCTCCTACTCCACAGTCTGTCTCAACATCAGGTACAAGTAAAAAAGCTGCAGTAGAACAATCTAAATTGTCTGTGCATGTTGGCGAACCAGTTGAGCCCTCTACTCCACAATCAGTCTCAACATCAGGTACACGTAAAAATGCCGCAGAAGAACCGACGACAATACCTCCTTCTGGTAAGAGCAAGGGAAGTCAACCTATCGATGTAGTGGAAATTGAGCTTCCTTGTCAACCTGACAGTCAGCAGTTGCTAGAACTGAGAAGAGGTGCCAAGAGGTCTATTGAGCACACAGTGGGGATGATTTTGTCACACTTGTGTAATACTACATCCAAAAGAATTGGTGTTCATGGAAGTGGTGGGATTGGAAAGACCAGTGTACTGAAAGCTTTGATCAATCACCCCAAAACAAAATACTTGTTTGATGTGAATATTTGGGTGTCAGTCTCTAGAAATTGGAGCATGAGAAAGATTCAAAATGAAGTTTTACGACAATTGTCATTGTTGGCAGCAGACTCCAAAACGGATTCTGAAATTGCAGAGGAGCTATTTCAATCTCTAAAGTGCCGACGGTTTTTGTTGCTTTTGGATGATGTTTGGGAGCAGATTGATCTACATGCAATCGGTATTCCTGATCTCACTTTAGAAAATGGTTGTAGGATGATAATTGCAACAAGATCCCTGGGCGTGTGTCACATTATGGCTACTGATGTGGAGATTCAAGTTGAGGGACTTTTAGAGGAAGAAGCTTGGGAGTTGTTTAGGGAACAAGTGGGTGGGATTGTTGATTCTCCAAATATCGAGCCGCATGCTCTAGCTTTAGTTCAAATGTGTCATGGTCTGCCATTGCTAATCATTGTTACTGGAAGGGCACTGACTAAGGAGATTGATGCTTTAGCCTGGATCCATGCAGTGAGGGAATTTTCACGGTGCAGTGCACATGGGATGTATGGTTTTGAATCTCTAAtccaaaaattgaaattcaGTTATGACAGATTGGAGGGTCTCGAGTTGAAGAGTTGCTTCCTTTATTGTTCCTTATTTCCAGAAGATTGGGAGGTCAGCATATTGGATTTGGTAGAGTACTGGATCCATGAAGGTTTGATTAGTGGAAATTGGACAGATGCATATAAGAGGGCGCATGATATAGTTAATATTCTTGTAGGTGCCTCTCTTTTGCAGAGCTCAGAAGGTAGTCTCTCTATCAAAATGCATGATCTCATTAGGGATTTAGCATCAGGGATCTTGTCATTAGAGGCAGAAGGTTGTCAGTTTCTGCTTAGAAATTATTCAAGAATGACACAGCTATCAGACACAGAAAATAGTTCATTGCACAGATCACTTGAAAGTTTTGAAGGCAATAGACAGTTGATTCTTGAAAGTCATCAGTTCTTATCAAGGGCTGCTGCAGGTCTAACTAAGCCACCTTTAAATgaggaatgggaagaagccaaGATGATATTTTTGAAGGACAATGAGTTATCCAGACTACCTGAGAGACCAAATTGCCCAAAGCTTTTGGCATTGTTCCTCCAAAGAAATCATCATCTAAGAATGATACCTTCACCGTTCTTTGATTTAATGCCTTTTCTTAAAGTTTTGAACCTATCCAAGACCAGGATCAAATCCCTGCCAAAGTCACTTTTTAAGCTTATAAAGCTTGAGGTACTTATTCTACGTGATTGTGAATGTCTCGTTCTGCTTCCATCTGATGTTGGCTCTCTAAGACAACTTGAGGTGCTTGATCTCCAAGGAACTGAGATTGACAAATTACCTGATGAGATTTCTGAGCTGGCTTCTTTGAGGCACTTAAAAGTATCGTTTTATGGATCTGTCAACTGGAGTGAATATGTTAAGCTTCCTCGTGAATTGGTTTCACAGGGAATAATATCTAGTCTCCATGAATTGGAAACACTGAGTCTTGATGTGTACCCAGGAGATAGAAGGTGGGATAAAGATGTGAAATCTGTCATAAATGAGGTGGGGAACTTGACAAAGTTGATTGCCTTTTCTTGCTATTTTCCAAAAGTAGAGTTTCTTGAACTCTTTCTTCAAACAGGCATACCATGGATTCGAGGATTAAccaaattcaaatttgtagTCGGCCATGATGTGAAACGCTTTGTAGCTCAGGGTGTGGACAATCTGGAGTTTGATCATGTCCAATGGGGTCGATGCTTGAGATTTATAAATGGTGAGATGATACCAGATGCAGTTGTGGAAGTATTAACTCGTGCTACTGCTTTCTATCTAGATCATCACATCAATGTTTGCAGCCTATCAGAGTTTGGAGTCAGTAATTTCAATGGACTGAGATTTTGTGTACTGAGAGAATGTCCCAAGATTCAAACAGTTATTGGTAGCAAGGAACTTTCTGAAGCTGTATTTCCAAATCTGGAACACCTAAGTATTAATTATCTGTCAAACTTCAGAAAAATTTCGGAAGGAATGATACCACAGGGAAGCTTTGCTAAGCTAAGAATTTTGACACTGCATGCATGCCCCAATGTTCAATTTGTTTTTGCAAGCTCCATGCTCCAGTTTTTTTCTAAGTTAGAGGACTTGATAGTTGAAGATTGTCCAGCCATTGAGGAGATCATATTTCAGGATCCAGTTGTTGATTCTGGTAGTGATAAACTCCCTAGCTTGAAACGGTTAAAACTTCACTATCTACCCAGATTGGTTAACATAATGAAAGGTGTGTGGTCCCCACTAGAAGGCATTAGCTTATATGATTGCCCTAGATTGAAGAACCTTGGCATCGACTCCAATACATGTCATACCTTAAAAAAGATTAAAGCAGAGAATGATTGGTGGGAAGATTTAGATTTGCAAGATACATTACGCTTGCGTCTTCAAGCTCATTTCACCCCTATTTGTGACAACGATTTATGA